From a single Deltaproteobacteria bacterium genomic region:
- a CDS encoding alcohol dehydrogenase catalytic domain-containing protein, protein MKSIYFDVNIPKILATKALGGILPFVYYSPISPVAYGDIPERDLPGPRWVRVRTIMTGICGADISMFFVKASPRISIAALPGVKRAFMGHEAVGSIVEVGSGVQHLKTGDHVVLQKYLPCCSMKEIEPACPQCREGNYTLCENFSVGALPENLGAGFGPNFIAHETQLVKVPDGIPDTIAVLIEPASVSLHAVLKRPPKRGEKVLVLGAGTIGLNVIQFAKVLMPECRLYVLEKIPFKKELARKLGADVSIEGDPYESIAGETGGKLYRAPLGNNNILGGFDLIYDCVGYSNTIHDSLRWLKARGTYVMIGNQLEPVHFDQTPVWQQEITMVGINAHGCEHYDGRDISSFELAIEMIREEKVHLEDFVTHRFALDDYRKAFKLVKEKSADVIKAVFDIG, encoded by the coding sequence TGAAATCTATCTACTTTGATGTCAACATTCCGAAGATCCTTGCCACCAAGGCACTGGGAGGCATTCTCCCCTTTGTGTATTACAGCCCGATATCGCCGGTTGCCTATGGCGATATCCCCGAGCGGGACCTGCCGGGGCCTCGGTGGGTGCGGGTGAGAACGATCATGACGGGCATATGTGGAGCGGACATCTCCATGTTCTTTGTGAAGGCCAGTCCCCGGATCTCGATAGCGGCACTGCCCGGGGTCAAGAGGGCCTTCATGGGCCATGAAGCCGTCGGCAGCATCGTCGAGGTGGGCAGCGGTGTTCAGCATTTGAAGACGGGAGACCATGTCGTTCTGCAGAAATATCTTCCCTGCTGCTCCATGAAGGAGATAGAGCCGGCGTGCCCGCAGTGCCGCGAAGGAAACTATACGCTCTGTGAAAATTTTTCCGTTGGAGCGCTGCCTGAAAATCTTGGAGCGGGATTCGGCCCGAACTTCATCGCCCATGAAACGCAACTGGTAAAGGTCCCCGATGGGATACCGGATACGATCGCCGTTCTTATCGAGCCGGCCTCGGTGTCCCTTCATGCCGTTCTGAAGCGTCCTCCGAAGCGTGGCGAGAAAGTCCTGGTTCTCGGCGCGGGGACCATTGGATTGAATGTCATTCAATTCGCAAAGGTCCTGATGCCGGAATGCAGGCTGTACGTTCTTGAAAAGATCCCCTTTAAAAAGGAACTGGCCCGGAAACTCGGAGCGGATGTTTCCATCGAAGGTGACCCCTATGAGTCGATCGCCGGGGAGACCGGCGGCAAGCTGTATCGTGCCCCCCTCGGAAACAACAACATACTGGGCGGTTTCGATCTTATCTATGATTGTGTCGGCTATTCAAATACCATTCATGACTCATTGCGGTGGCTGAAGGCCAGGGGGACCTATGTCATGATCGGCAACCAGCTGGAACCTGTTCACTTTGATCAGACCCCCGTCTGGCAGCAGGAGATCACGATGGTGGGGATCAACGCCCATGGCTGTGAGCATTACGACGGCCGGGACATCAGCAGCTTTGAACTTGCCATCGAGATGATCCGGGAAGAAAAGGTTCATCTGGAAGATTTCGTCACACACCGGTTTGCGCTTGATGACTACCGGAAGGCTTTCAAACTCGTCAAGGAAAAATCGGCCGATGTGATCAAGGCGGTTTTCGATATCGGCTGA
- a CDS encoding NAD-dependent epimerase/dehydratase family protein, whose protein sequence is MASSENILGITGAFGYIGKRLLKRLERDTGFRKIICFDIIPPPFALPERFEYRRCDIRDGEKLLSLFVEAGISTVIHLAFIAYPTHDPGFEFDVDVKGTANVLNACEKTGVRKLVIASSDCAYGFFEGTPDYLTEDTPPRTTPGFPYAENKAEIEKLVAKFADANPSCRVVVLRPCIVMGPTCASTTAKSMKDPVIIGVQGYDPIMQFVHEDDAAEVFYQAAVREVSGIFNLAADEGLRYSELARFLNKPFITLPSWLIYNLVELLFRLRIVPFGKAQIDYIRYPLSMDIQKIKTELGFEPRFSTKETLRSFMDAAQQ, encoded by the coding sequence ATGGCTTCGTCAGAGAATATTCTCGGCATCACCGGGGCCTTCGGCTACATAGGCAAGCGCCTGTTGAAGCGGCTCGAACGTGATACCGGGTTCCGGAAGATAATCTGCTTCGATATCATACCGCCTCCGTTTGCTCTTCCGGAACGGTTCGAGTATCGCCGGTGCGACATACGGGACGGGGAAAAACTCCTTTCCCTGTTTGTGGAGGCAGGGATCTCCACGGTCATTCACCTCGCTTTCATAGCCTATCCAACGCACGACCCCGGATTCGAGTTCGATGTGGACGTAAAAGGCACTGCGAACGTCCTGAACGCCTGTGAGAAGACAGGGGTCCGAAAGCTCGTCATCGCCAGTTCAGACTGTGCCTACGGGTTCTTTGAGGGAACACCCGATTACCTCACGGAAGATACGCCGCCGCGAACCACACCGGGGTTCCCCTACGCCGAGAACAAGGCCGAAATAGAAAAACTGGTTGCGAAATTTGCCGACGCCAATCCGTCATGCCGGGTCGTCGTGCTGCGGCCATGCATTGTCATGGGCCCCACCTGTGCGAGTACGACGGCGAAATCCATGAAAGACCCCGTCATCATCGGCGTGCAAGGCTATGATCCGATCATGCAGTTCGTTCATGAAGATGACGCGGCGGAAGTGTTCTACCAGGCTGCCGTCCGCGAGGTGTCAGGCATTTTCAATCTGGCTGCCGATGAGGGGCTCAGATATTCCGAACTGGCACGGTTCCTGAACAAGCCGTTCATCACTCTCCCATCCTGGCTGATCTACAACCTGGTGGAACTCCTGTTCCGTCTCAGGATCGTTCCCTTCGGGAAAGCGCAGATCGACTACATCCGCTACCCATTGTCCATGGACATACAAAAGATAAAAACGGAACTCGGCTTCGAACCCCGTTTCTCCACCAAGGAAACCCTGCGCTCCTTCATGGACGCTGCACAACAATAG